Proteins from a genomic interval of Watersipora subatra chromosome 10, tzWatSuba1.1, whole genome shotgun sequence:
- the LOC137406804 gene encoding uncharacterized protein: protein MAGGCPLKESAPSSDSFAQSRFLSRFDLEKFSSIPYCISESLPGDLWVPFFKLPNPARASWGDSPNQARMASKMAATPTAFDTKHACCYSWQRNSAHFAAGLLRIGEGHLPVSAEDGLVSLEGYSTFVDSNEELQEKVYPNLRQRFQDVDWLSERAILCPRNNTAAAINSQLLAQLPGNLKTFTSVGTSLTDDAAVEYPVEFLNSLDLPGLTAHKLPLQIETPIMLLRNLNPPKLCNGTWLIVRQMFLHLILAKIISAPGRGESVFIPRIPIIPTDLSIEFKKIQFPIRV from the exons ATGGCGGGAGGCTGTCCTCTGAAGGAAAGCGCACCAAG TTCGGACAGCTTTGCCCAGAGTCGGTTTCTCTCCAGATTTGATCTGGAGAAATTTTCCTCCATACCGTACTGCATAAGCGAGAGTCTCCCAGG GGATCTCTGGGTGCCTTTTTTTAAACTGCCCAACCCTGCTCGGGCTTCTTGGGGAGATAGTCCAAATCAGGCTCGGATGGCTTCAAAGATGGCTGCCACTCCAA CTGCATTTGACACAAAACATGCGTGCTGCTATTCTTGGCAACGAAATAGCGCACATTTCGCTGCTGGACTGCTGCGTATTGGTGAAGGGCATTTGCCAGTCAGTGCTGAGGATGGTTTGGTGTCACTTGAAGGCTACAGTACTTTTGTGGATTCAAACGAGGAACTTCAGGAAAAAGTTTACCCTAATCTTCGACAGAGGTTCCAAGATGTTGATTGGTTATCTGAGCGAGCTATTCTCTGCCCACGGAATAACACAGCTGCTGCCATAAACTCACAGCTTTTAGCCCAGCTACCTGGAAATTTAAAAACCTTCACTTCTGTTGGTACATCATTGACTGATGACGCTGCTGTAGAATATCCTGTGGAATTCTTAAATTCACTGGACTTGCCCGGACTTACTGCTCATAAATTGCCGCTACAGATAGAAACACCAATCATGCTTCTTCGCAACCTCAATCCTCCAAAGTTGTGTAATGGCACTTGGCTAATTGTTAGGCAAATGTTTTTGCACCTAATTCTGGCCAAAATCATTTCAGCACCTGGCAGAGGAGAATCTGTTTTTATTCCAAGGATTCCAATTATTCCAACAGATCTATCAATTGAATTTAAAAAGATTCAGTTCCCCATCAGAGTCTGA